The Raphanus sativus cultivar WK10039 chromosome 2, ASM80110v3, whole genome shotgun sequence genome includes a region encoding these proteins:
- the LOC130508340 gene encoding uncharacterized protein LOC130508340: MRKTSLSSNSFGGFLSPGAAPNYSDNKGWSSERVPHHPSSSSTACSTPTVHNNGPRRHLGSSSALTTPFYSGRAIPSKWEDAERWICSPVAAGVCANTPPSASSQFSDQRRQKSKSGPIVPPPTLLPPHPPPYSPRLTMRALEAAAAPRGLMVSGSPFSTGVLEADRVFRGSVGGGHGHSRSWIDLMSEESSSLCSKTDTEEKAEDRKETTAAQSPVVSRRDIATQMSPEEMSPSNNNDQSTPQELLLSPPLVVSVIEPLPPPPPCRGGGGGEVREVKMDKGAKMIKRPKRRVMSSRIIMRREQPEVEEEDNSEEASASSSSWDISEPAMSLSKLQREEAKIAAWENLQKAKAEAAIRKLEVKLEKKKSASMDKILNKLQSAKLKAQEMRRSSVSSDHQQQQQEQQEQQQVSRNSVKITHLVRRHTTFMTPFMACFAPRVDCSRKSPSPAAL, encoded by the exons ATGAGGAAGACATCTCTTTCCTCAAACAGCTTCGGTGGGTTCCTAAGCCCCGGAGCAGCTCCTAACTACTCCGACAACAAAGGCTGGAGCTCCGAGAGAGTCCCCCACCatccttcctcctcctccaccgctTGCTCAACCCCAACAGTCCACAACAACGGACCTCGTCGCCACCTCGGCTCCTCTTCCGCTCTAACGACGCCGTTTTACAGCGGCAGAGCCATACCTTCCAAATGGGAAGACGCCGAGCGGTGGATTTGCAGCCCCGTGGCGGCTGGCGTCTGTGCGAACACACCACCATCGGCGAGCTCTCAGTTCTCCGACCAGAGACGGCAGAAGTCCAAAAGCGGTCCCATTGTTCCTCCTCCCACgcttcttcctcctcatcctccGCCGTATTCTCCGAGGTTGACTATGCGGGCTTTGGAAGCAGCAGCGGCTCCCAGAGGTTTAATGGTCTCTGGCTCTCCGTTTTCGACTGGTGTTTTGGAGGCTGATAGGGTTTTCAGAGGGAGTGTTGGTGGTGGCCATGGACATAGCCGGAGCTGGATTGATTTGATGAGTGAGGAAAGTTCATCACTTTGCTCCAAAACTGACACTG AGGAGAAAGCAGAGGACAGGAAGGAGACGACGGCGGCGCAGTCTCCGGTGGTTTCAAGAAGGGACATAGCTACTCAGATGAGTCCAGAAGAGATGAGTCCTAGTAATAATAATGACCAGTCTACTCCTCAAGAGCTGCTGCTATCTCCACCGTTGGTTGTTTCTGTGATTGagcctcttcctcctcctcctccttgtagaggtggtggtggtggtgaagtGAGAGAAGTGAAGATGGATAAAGGAGCAAAGATGATTAAGCGTCCAAAGAGACGAGTTATGTCTTCTAGGATTATAATGAGGAGAGAGCAACCtgaggttgaagaagaagacaactCTGAAGaagcttctgcttcttcttcttcttgggaTATCTCTGAACCTGCCATGTCTCTTTCTAA GTTGCAGAGAGAGGAAGCAAAGATAGCAGCTTGGGAAAATCTACAGAAGGCCAAAGCAGAAGCTGCCATTAGAAAACTCGAG GTGaagctggagaagaagaaatcaGCATCAATGGATAAGATCTTGAACAAGCTCCAATCAGCAAAGCTAAAAGCACAGGAGATGAGGAGGAGTTCAGTATCAAGTGaccatcaacaacaacaacaagaacaacaagaacaacaacaagTCTCCAGAAACTCAGTGAAGATCACTCATCTTGTCAGAAGACATACTACTTTCATGACACCTTTCATGGCTTGCTTTGCTCCTCGCGTCGATTGCAGCAGAAAGTCTCCTTCTCCTGCTGCTCTCTAG
- the LOC108841827 gene encoding mitogen-activated protein kinase kinase kinase 20, which produces MEWLRRETIGHGSFSTVSLATTSGRSSTRFPPLIAVKSSGAACSAALRNERDVLDDLGDCPEIVRCYGEGTTVENGEEVYNLFLEYAPGGNLADRIKKSGEGLPEFEVRRFTRSIVRGLRHVHAKGYSHCDVKLENVLVFGDGGVKVSDFGLAKRRSGNAGEIRGTPLYLAPETVNRGEFESPGDVWALGWCVVEMSSGETAWCSEEGIENVMSLMVRIGSGDVPKLPVELSGEGRDFVRRCFVKDPAERWTAGMLLDHPFLAVDDYDERSDGGSLRCGEDVEASVSVSPRDPFDFPDWNSVQSPVNDYSPFGCLVRSPEERISGLVAENVPDWSVSCDWVNVREVEGSTR; this is translated from the coding sequence ATGGAGTGGCTTCGTCGAGAAACAATAGGTCACGGGAGCTTCTCCACCGTCAGTTTAGCCACTACCTCTGGAAGAAGCTCGACACGTTTTCCTCCCTTGATCGCCGTGAAATCCTCCGGAGCAGCCTGCTCCGCCGCGTTACGCAACGAGAGAGACGTTCTCGACGATCTCGGCGACTGTCCGGAGATCGTGCGGTGTTACGGAGAAGGAACGACGGTGGAGAACGGAGAGGAGGTTTACAATCTGTTTCTCGAGTACGCTCCCGGCGGAAACTTGGCGGATAGGATCAAGAAGTCCGGCGAAGGGTTGCCGGAGTTCGAAGTGAGGCGGTTCACAAGGTCGATCGTTAGAGGGTTGCGTCACGTACACGCGAAAGGTTACTCTCACTGCGATGTGAAGCTCGAGAACGTTTTGGTGTTCGGCGACGGCGGCGTGAAGGTTTCCGATTTCGGGTTGGCGAAACGGAGGAGCGGGAACGCCGGTGAGATCAGAGGAACGCCTCTGTATTTGGCGCCGGAGACGGTTAATCGCGGCGAGTTTGAGTCGCCGGGGGATGTTTGGGCGTTGGGATGGTGTGTAGTTGAGATGTCGAGCGGGGAAACGGCGTGGTGTTCGGAAGAAGGGATCGAGAATGTAATGTCTTTGATGGTTCGTATCGGTTCGGGAGATGTTCCGAAGCTTCCGGTGGAGTTGTCGGGGGAAGGGAGAGATTTCGTGAGGAGATGTTTCGTTAAAGACCCGGCGGAGAGGTGGACGGCTGGGATGCTTTTGGATCATCCGTTCTTGGCCGTTGATGATTATGATGAGAGAAGTGATGGTGGTTCACTGAGATGTGGCGAAGATGTCGAGGCTTCGGTTTCGGTTTCACCGAGAGATCCTTTTGATTTTCCTGATTGGAACTCGGTTCAGTCTCCGGTTAACGATTATTCACCGTTCGGCTGTTTGGTACGTTCGCCGgaggagagaatcagtgggttAGTTGCCGAGAATGTACCTGATTGGTCGGTTTCATGTGATTGGGTCAACGTACGTGAGGTTGAAGGGAGTACACGGTAG
- the LOC108840451 gene encoding transcription factor SPATULA — MADKKLISSASSSSTSIYDPRGNNNHQPPSSSDEISQFLRHIFDRSSPLPSHYSPAYTAATGGDPHADNNTTRCFVSPPSSKRAAAAEFSDVPLGSATAVPCYGFSGGNNNNVAQGSSSGTRVSSSSLGASGNDTDEYDCESEEGVEAVVDDEHPSKSRSSSKRCRAAEVHNLSEKRRRSRINEKMKALQSLIPNSNKTDKASMLDEAIEYLKQLQLQVQMLTMRNGINLHPLSLPGTSLHPLQLSQIRPPETTTDPLLNHSICFDFQCTGYAQTCLLRTRWNLPSAVTLDFPSLYSTCGDESRRRVNSSEVEHWWSS; from the exons atGGCAGATAAGAAATTGATTTCATCggcttcctcttcttctaccTCGATTTACGACCCTCGTGGCAATAATAATCATCAACCACCCTCTTCTTCCGACGAGATTTCTCAGTTCCTCCGGCATATTTTCGACCGTTCTTCTCCTCTACCTTCTCACTACTCTCCGGCCTACACGGCGGCGACAGGCGGAGACCCGCATGCAGACAACAACACCACGAGATGTTTCGTTTCTCCTCCATCGTCGAAGCGCGCCGCCGCCGCCGAGTTCTCCGACGTTCCACTCGGCTCCGCCACCGCCGTACCGTGTTACGGCTTCTCCGGTGGTAATAACAACAACGTTGCTCAAGGAAGCAGCTCGGGGACTCGAGTATCGTCGTCTTCCCTTGGAGCTAGCGGGAACGATACGGACGAGTATGACTGCGAAAGCGAG GAAGGAGTAGAAGCTGTGGTTGATGATGAGCATCCTTCCAAGTCTCGTAGCTCTTCCAAGAGATGCAGAGCTGCTGAAGTTCATAATTTGTCTGAAaag AGGAGAAGAAGTAGAATCAATGAAAAAATGAAAGCTTTACAGAGTCTCATCCCTAATTCAAATAAG ACGGATAAGGCTTCAATGCTTGATGAAGCCATAGAGTATCTGAAACAGCTTCAGCTTCAAGTTCAG atgtTGACAATGAGGAATGGGATAAACTTACATCCTTTAAGCTTACCTGGAACTTCATTACACCCGTTGCAACTCTCACAGATCCGACCTCCAGAAACAACCACTGATCCTCTGCTTAATCACTCCATTTGCTTCGACTTCCAATGCACCGGATATGCTCAAACATGCCTTCTGCGTACACGTTGGAACCTTCCATCCGCAGTCACTTTGGACTTTCCTTCCCTTTACTCCACCTGTG GAGATGAATCGAGAAGGCGGGTTAACTCATCAGAGGTTGAACATTGGTGGTCATCCTAA